The DNA region ATGAGCTCTTTTCGGCGGCTGCCGCCACTGGTCGTCCCTTTGATGCCGTCATCCATTTCGCCGGGCTCAAAGCGGTCGGCGAATCCGTTGAAAAGCCACTTCTATACTGGGATGTCAACGTCGCGGGCTCACGAACTCTGCTCGCGGCCATGGATTCCCATGCCTGCCGCACCCTTGTCTTCAGCAGCAGCGCCACCGTCTACGGCTACCCCGAAACCGTTCCGATCCCTGAATCAGCACCCATCCAACCCATCAACCCTTACGGCTTTTCCAAAGCCGCTGTTGAGCAGATGCTCGCGGATCTCAACAACAGCGCTCCCAACACTTGGCGCATCGCATCCCTCCGCTACTTCAATCCCGTGGGTGCCCATCCCAGCGGTCGCATCGGAGAAGACCCCATGGGCATCCCCAACAACCTCTTTCCTTTCCTCTCCCAGGTCGCTGTCGGCCGTCGCGAGGAACTCAAAATTTTTGGCAGCGATTGGCCCACCCATGATGGCACCGGCGTGCGCGACTTCATCCACGTGATGGATCTTGCTGAAGGCCACAAAGCCGCCCTCGAAACGCTGCTGAGCCAAGGGCCACAGCACCTCACCTGCAACCTCGGCAGCGGCGATGGGGCCAGTGTTCTCGACGTGGTCAACGCCTTCTCCGCCGCCAGCGGACAAGACATCCCCTACGCCCTCGTCGACCGGCGACCTGGCGATGCCGCCATCACCGTGGCCGATCCCACATGCGCCGCCAGCACCCTCCTTTGGCGTACGAAACGCACGCTCACCGACATGTGCCGCGATGGCTGGTCCTGGCAGCAGGCCAATCCAGCGGGGTATCGGCAGAACCCATGACTGGACCTGGTGGACTGCTTCTAGCCGGTGGCGGCCACAGCCATGCACTTCTGCTCAAACGCTGGGCCATGCAGCCGGAGCGACGCCCGCAACAGAGCATCACCCTGGTCAACCGCTGCAGCACAGCCCTGTATTCAGGCATGGTGCCGGGGTTGATCGCCGGGCTGTATCAACGCGACGAGCTCGCTATCGACCTGCGTCAGCTTTGTGACC from Synechococcus sp. MU1643 includes:
- the galE gene encoding UDP-glucose 4-epimerase GalE is translated as MGSRVLVTGGAGFIGSHTCLVLLESGYDLLILDNFSNSSPEALARVAAVANVALDSQRLQIQRGDIRDPITLNELFSAAAATGRPFDAVIHFAGLKAVGESVEKPLLYWDVNVAGSRTLLAAMDSHACRTLVFSSSATVYGYPETVPIPESAPIQPINPYGFSKAAVEQMLADLNNSAPNTWRIASLRYFNPVGAHPSGRIGEDPMGIPNNLFPFLSQVAVGRREELKIFGSDWPTHDGTGVRDFIHVMDLAEGHKAALETLLSQGPQHLTCNLGSGDGASVLDVVNAFSAASGQDIPYALVDRRPGDAAITVADPTCAASTLLWRTKRTLTDMCRDGWSWQQANPAGYRQNP